TGGTCGGCTCGATGTTCGACCGCTGCCGGTTCGGACCGGTCGAGGTCGTCGGCGGCAACTGGCAGTTCGTGGGCCTGCCCGGCGCGGACCTCCGGCAGGCCACGATCCGCCGCGCGAGCTTCCGGGAGGCCGATCTCACCGGTGCGCGACTCAGCGGCGCGACGCTCCACCACGTCGACCTCGGCGGCGCGTGGCTGCACCAGGCCGACCTGTCCGGCGCCGACCTGCGCGGCTCGGACCTGTCCTCGCTCGACCCGGTCGCGGCTCAGCTGGGCAAGGCGGTCGTGGACCTCGACCAGGCCGTGGTGCTGGTGCGCGCCCTCGGGCTGAAGGTGGAGGAGGCGGTGCCGATGGAGTCCTGACAACTCCACGACCGACCGATCCGGCCTGCTGCCGGGCCGCCACGATCAGGTGAGCCCGGCCACCGCCGTCCCGGCCCGGTGCAGCTCCTCACGTACGACGGCCGCCGGCACGCCGCCCGCCACGAGGTCCGCCGACGACCGGACCAGCCCGGCCACCAGCAGCGCGCGGACCCGCGCCTCCTCGGGCGTGCGGGCGCCGCCGGCCCGGAGGACGGGGCCGAGGGTCGCGTAGAGCTCGCGGTGCCGTTGCCCGAAGTGCGCGACGATCTCGGGCGACAGCTCGGGCGCCGCCGCGCTCGCGTCGACGAGGGCGCCGTGCGCCTCGTCGGTGACGAAGTCGAGCTGCACGTCGAGCCACGCGCGCAGTCCCGCCGCCGTCGGGCCGAGCTCGTCGACGACCTCCTGCGAGCGGGCGAGAAGGGGGTCCATCTCCCGGTCGAACCAGACCTGGAGGATGTGCCCCTTCGTCGGGAAGTAGCGGTACAGCGAGGTCCGGCCCAGGCCGACCTCGGCGGCGATGTCGCCGAGCGAGACCGCCGCGACCCCGCGCTGCGCGAACAGGCGCTGCGCGGCCTCGACCACGGCGGCCTCCTGCGCGGCGACGTGCTCGGCGATGTTCGCGCCGGTGATCCGCGGCATGGGGGCTCCTCCCGTGGGTCGGGTGTCGGTGTCGGCCCGGGTGGGCACCCGGGGCGGTCAGGTCCTGCTGCCCACCTGGACCACGCCCTGGCTCAGGTGCAGGTGGCGGTCGGCCCGGGCCGCCTGGTCCGGGTCGTGGGTGACCACCACGGTAGCCGCGCCGACGCGCCGGGCCTCGTCCAGGAGCAGGTCGAGCACCGCCTGGCCCCGCTCGGGGTCGAGCGAGGCGGTCGGCTCGTCGGCCAGCACGACGCTCGGCTCGTTCATGAGGGCGCGGGCGATGCCGACGCGCTGCCGCTCGCCGCCGGACAGCTCCGCGGGCCGGGCGTCGAGCCGGTCGGCCAGGCCGACGCGGGTCAGCAGGTCGACCGCGCGGGCGCGGGCCGCCGCGTCGAGGTTGCCGGCGACGTGGGCGACGACCTCGACCTGCTCGCGCGCGGTGAGCGCCGGCAGCAGGTTGGGCGACTGGAACACGATGCCGACCCGGTCGCGTCGCAGCCGGACCCGACCGCGGTCCTTGAGTGCGCCGGCGTCGGTGCCGCCGATCAGCACCCGGCCCTCGTCGGGGACGCGGAGCAGGCCGGCGACCGCGACCAGGGTCGACTTGCCGGAGCCCGAGGCG
This genomic interval from Nocardioides kongjuensis contains the following:
- a CDS encoding pentapeptide repeat-containing protein; amino-acid sequence: MAERRHGTPTPPTDSEVVAERWDGEDLSGRTFRRVAFVDVDLTDVVARGASFEECIFRDCDLNGGQFTDTGFLNCTFTKSAFFGARFDGCKLVGSMFDRCRFGPVEVVGGNWQFVGLPGADLRQATIRRASFREADLTGARLSGATLHHVDLGGAWLHQADLSGADLRGSDLSSLDPVAAQLGKAVVDLDQAVVLVRALGLKVEEAVPMES
- a CDS encoding ABC transporter ATP-binding protein translates to MSLRLENITVAVPDGTTRRVLLDRLDLEVRPGETVAVTGASGSGKSTLVAVAGLLRVPDEGRVLIGGTDAGALKDRGRVRLRRDRVGIVFQSPNLLPALTAREQVEVVAHVAGNLDAAARARAVDLLTRVGLADRLDARPAELSGGERQRVGIARALMNEPSVVLADEPTASLDPERGQAVLDLLLDEARRVGAATVVVTHDPDQAARADRHLHLSQGVVQVGSRT
- a CDS encoding TetR/AcrR family transcriptional regulator, giving the protein MPRITGANIAEHVAAQEAAVVEAAQRLFAQRGVAAVSLGDIAAEVGLGRTSLYRYFPTKGHILQVWFDREMDPLLARSQEVVDELGPTAAGLRAWLDVQLDFVTDEAHGALVDASAAAPELSPEIVAHFGQRHRELYATLGPVLRAGGARTPEEARVRALLVAGLVRSSADLVAGGVPAAVVREELHRAGTAVAGLT